taaatacttattttataattatatatatatatatttattttttcatattttaagaacaaaaatcacattaaaaaaaaaaaaaaaggaaaatccaaaagtaaaagaaaaagaaaaatattcacacatataaataatatataaaaatatacatacatacatacatacatacatacatacatacatacatacatacatacatacatacatacatacatacatacatacatacatacatatatatatatatatatatatatatatatatatatatatatacacataacAGCTTAAtcaattttaattttcttgGTTCTCTGCTCTTCCTTTAATTTCCTCTTTGCATagaatttaataatttcgTCAAGTATAATAACTGGGAAGGACCACAAGAATACTAAGAACCAGTCATATGCACTTAATGGAACAACACCAAAAATACGAGCTAAGGGTGGAATGTAAAGTATTAAGACATGTAAGAGTAAGGAACCTATTGTAGCTAATACTAGGTACATATTTCTCCATGGTGGTATTTCAAATAAGGAATTATACTCACTCAAGGCATTCAAAGCATTAAACATTTCTATTAAAACTAAAACGGATAAAGATAAGGTGCTTGcctaaaaataaaaaaatatataaataaatgaatatataaatatatacatatatacgtaaatacacatatatatatatatatatatatatatatatatatgtgtgtgttTGTGTGTGTGCACTATATTTATTACCTTAATTTTCCCTGctgaaaaatatgaacagTGATCCTCAGACATATCATAAACCTTATTTACACGGAAGTTATTCCATGCTTTACATTGGTTATAATGTGATAATTGATAAAAGTTTATCAACGTGTGCATATCTGAATCTggataaaataaaaaccAGTACACAAATATCGAGACTGTAGCTATTCCTACATATGTTccaataattatatatcttaaTAAAGTTAGACCGTTTATTAAATTGTCGTTTTTGTGTCTCGGCTTGCACTTCATTACGTCATGTTCTGGTGGATTGAACCctacaaaaataaaataaatgataattgATGAATAGGATGTATAAGACAAACAATGAACacacatacatatatatatatatatatatatatatatatatataatatatatatattttttttttttttatggtTATTACCTAGTGCTGTTGCTGGTAATCCGTCAGTAACCAAATTTACCCACAACAATTGAACGGGAGCTAAACTGTCAGGTATACCCAATAAGGCtgttataaaaatggaTGCAACTTCTCCTATATTACTACTAATTAGATAACGGATGAATGctttcatattattatatatacatctTCCTTCTTTAATTGCTTCAACTATAGtattaaaattatcatCAGCTAAAACAATATCTGATGCTTCTTTAGCTACCTCTGTTCCATTAATACCCATTGCTATTCCTATGTCAGCTGATTTCAATGCTGGTGCATCATTTACACCATCACCTGTCATAGCAACCGTTTCTCCTAAATCTTTTAATACTTTTActatttgttttttatgTTTAGGTTCAGTTCTACAGAAAACAATTCTTGgtgtattttttaaaatatgtttttgCTTTTCTAATGAAAAATCTTCAAATTCCCTTCCATTATAACAACATATTtgtgtatttttattatatgtataattatcCCTTTCATCATCTccttcatttttatttaatatattaatttctttAGCTATAGCTCTGGCcgtattaatattatcacCTGTAATCATAAATACACGTATACCAGCCATGTGGCATAATCTAATTGCTCTTCCTACATATTTACGTGGTGGATCAATAATACCTAATCCACctaaataaattaaatcTTGTTCTAgtttataataatcatcTGTATTCTTAATATTTAGATCTTTACtacttaattttttataagcAAAGCTAAGTGTTCTTAATGCTCTTTTTCCCATATTTTGTATCTTATTATgaatttcattttttaaagttTCATTTAATGGACGTACATCATTTTTAgttaaataatatttacaattttttattatattttcagGTGCACCTTTACAatacaatattatttctttttttttattttcaacGATAACACTCATAAGTTTCCTTTCTCTAGTGAAttcaataatttttatttgtttacATTCATTTCTCCAAGAAGAAATACATTCACTTGGAACactattactattattattattattgttattattattaatattgttgttattattatgtgtTGATGTggtatttattttattaccCAATTTTGAGTGGAAACAATTTTCAAAACTTGTGCCATGTTCAAATGTATTTTCACCTATAGCTTCATATCCATTTGTTGTTGCCTGTGTTGTACTATAATTAGAATGGTTAGCATTCTTTAAATTGGTATTATTAGAATTCGAACTATTcttatcattttcattCAATGTACTGCTAATATGACTGTTCTCATTTTTTGAACTAAAAAATTTGTTGATACCCCTTGGTGATTTATCCTTCTTATTTGATGATTGTACTGGTgttgtatttttttcatattctgctggcattttattatttttagaGAATGTTGgtaatatatcaaaattatGAACAAAATGTAATAAAGCTAATTCGGTACTATCACCAAATTTTTTTACTATTTGACTATTATCGTTACAGAAAATATTTGCTTCATTACAATTTACTAaacacatataaaaattataatcatattctgaataacaatatttattaattttatctTCTAATATTTTACTACCTCTACttattattgtattttcatttgatttcatttcttttaaagGAATGTTCCTCTTAGcactactactactactattattattattattattattattattattattattattattattgttgttgcttaaatcattttttattttcttacTACCACTAGAAAAATAATCACTATATGGATCAGCGTCATCAATTAATCCTTCTCCTCCATCATCTGTTAAAGCTTCAACATTTCcttcttcttttaatttattaaaaaaagatgatTCACCtgcatatatatcatttgtTAAGTTTGAActttcataaaaataataggTATCACCTTTTTGACATAGTTGGTATTCTGTTAAAGAATCAGATTCTCTAAACAAATGAAACACGGTTGTTGTCATTTGATTTGTTGTCAGGGTACCTGTTTTATCAGAACATATAACCGTTGTACATCCTAACGTCTCAACACTTTGTAACTTTCTTACTATagcatttttttttaccaTTCTTCTTGTTCCTAATGCTAAACAAGTTGTTATGACTGCTGGTAATCCTTCTGGTATAGCAGCAACAGCTAATGCAACActaattttaaaataatataaacaaccatataaaaatgaaccATGAACTGGATCCGAGAAAtgtttaaaattaataatcCATACAGTTACAcatattacaaaaataatttttgaTAATTGTTGACCAAATAAATcgatttttatttgtaaaGGTGTTTGAGTATCTTCACTATTTGATTCTATAACAGCATGCTGAATATGACCTATTTCAGTCTTCATACCTATGTTGATAACAACAGCTATACATCTACCACATACAATAGCCGtagatgaaaataaaatattttttttcaactGTATTTCacaatttttataactATCTTCCATTTTTTCAGCATATTTGTCAACTGAACAAGATTCTCCTGTTAACATACTCTGTTCAACTTTTAAACTTgttgaatatattttaattattctTGCATCAGCTGGAGTTTTATTACCAACACTCAATTCAATAATATCACcaacatataaatatttactATCAATAATTTCCCATTTCCCATCTCGTAATACTTTAGCTTTGGTAGGTTGTAATTCTTTTAAAGCTTCTAAAGATTTTTCAGCATTACATTCTTGCCATACACCTACTGCAgcatttaatattaatattaatactATAACTAATGGTTCAATAAAATCAcatatttctatttttttatgtttcATATCTAATAACGTTAACACGAAACTAATGAATGCAGCTAGTAATAATATCTTTACTAATAAATCATCAAATTGATTTAATATCAATTCAAAAATActtttcttcttttctACTTCTAATTCATTCAAACCATATTTTAATCTCCTATCATCCAATTCCTCATTCTTTAAACCATTATCTTTGTTTACATCCAAAAATTTTAGTACATCCTCAACATCGTATGTATGAGCATTCTTAATAACCTCTTCCATTCTTTATATACAAACCAAAATAATAtctataataataaataatttcaCGAATGACAAAGATATAATAAGTTCAaggaaataaataaaataaaataaaataaacacatatatatatatatatatatatatttaatatattttattaatacaaaaaaaaaaaaaaaaaaatatataaataaaaaaaaaataaaaaaaaaattttatatattgagcataaataaatatttatattatgcatatatgtgtgtataatattatatggGTACTAATTCCtttaatttctttaattttttttttttttttttttttttttttggtgAGAGAAGAAAATTCTCTCTATTGTTAAAAGGTGCTTTTatgattttatatataatatgacataaattttttattttttattttaagcataaaaaaaatataaacaatataaacaatataaataatataaataatataaataatattttatatatatatgtatatatatatatatatacaataaataCTTTTTACTTTATTCTTTCATTAGcatgatataatatacttatttatttttaaaattaaaatacaAGAAATTTATTCTCCAAATTATATcttacaaaaatatatatatatatatatataatgtatatatattatatatattatatataatatttttgtatttatatatatgtatatatatatttttattttttttttcaagaaataataaataaaagtatattattttttagtTATTCTtcaaatgatataaataaaaatatatatatatatatatatatatatataataaaataagaataaatatatatatatttatataaatggataatataataaaaaaataaaaatatatcaattcataatatatatataatatatataatataatattttaaataataattatgaaaattatttatattatttattaatattataaaatatattttttcaaaatggaagaaa
This genomic stretch from Plasmodium reichenowi strain SY57 chromosome 1, whole genome shotgun sequence harbors:
- a CDS encoding calcium-transporting ATPase; the encoded protein is MEEVIKNAHTYDVEDVLKFLDVNKDNGLKNEELDDRRLKYGLNELEVEKKKSIFELILNQFDDLLVKILLLAAFISFVLTLLDMKHKKIEICDFIEPLVIVLILILNAAVGVWQECNAEKSLEALKELQPTKAKVLRDGKWEIIDSKYLYVGDIIELSVGNKTPADARIIKIYSTSLKVEQSMLTGESCSVDKYAEKMEDSYKNCEIQLKKNILFSSTAIVCGRCIAVVINIGMKTEIGHIQHAVIESNSEDTQTPLQIKIDLFGQQLSKIIFVICVTVWIINFKHFSDPVHGSFLYGCLYYFKISVALAVAAIPEGLPAVITTCLALGTRRMVKKNAIVRKLQSVETLGCTTVICSDKTGTLTTNQMTTTVFHLFRESDSLTEYQLCQKGDTYYFYESSNLTNDIYAGESSFFNKLKEEGNVEALTDDGGEGLIDDADPYSDYFSSGSKKIKNDLSNNNNNNNNNNNNNNNNNSSSSSAKRNIPLKEMKSNENTIISRGSKILEDKINKYCYSEYDYNFYMCLVNCNEANIFCNDNSQIVKKFGDSTELALLHFVHNFDILPTFSKNNKMPAEYEKNTTPVQSSNKKDKSPRGINKFFSSKNENSHISSTLNENDKNSSNSNNTNLKNANHSNYSTTQATTNGYEAIGENTFEHGTSFENCFHSKLGNKINTTSTHNNNNNINNNNNNNNNSNSVPSECISSWRNECKQIKIIEFTRERKLMSVIVENKKKEIILYCKGAPENIIKNCKYYLTKNDVRPLNETLKNEIHNKIQNMGKRALRTLSFAYKKLSSKDLNIKNTDDYYKLEQDLIYLGGLGIIDPPRKYVGRAIRLCHMAGIRVFMITGDNINTARAIAKEINILNKNEGDDERDNYTYNKNTQICCYNGREFEDFSLEKQKHILKNTPRIVFCRTEPKHKKQIVKVLKDLGETVAMTGDGVNDAPALKSADIGIAMGINGTEVAKEASDIVLADDNFNTIVEAIKEGRCIYNNMKAFIRYLISSNIGEVASIFITALLGIPDSLAPVQLLWVNLVTDGLPATALGFNPPEHDVMKCKPRHKNDNLINGLTLLRYIIIGTYVGIATVSIFVYWFLFYPDSDMHTLINFYQLSHYNQCKAWNNFRVNKVYDMSEDHCSYFSAGKIKASTLSLSVLVLIEMFNALNALSEYNSLFEIPPWRNMYLVLATIGSLLLHVLILYIPPLARIFGVVPLSAYDWFLVFLWSFPVIILDEIIKFYAKRKLKEEQRTKKIKID